One window from the genome of Anopheles merus strain MAF chromosome 3R, AmerM5.1, whole genome shotgun sequence encodes:
- the LOC121596285 gene encoding potassium/sodium hyperpolarization-activated cyclic nucleotide-gated channel 1-like, with product MSFKGHRCSLPGVLRLGDSVTHLPPILPGTTLAGRLLRHLRTLLLISPDHPETRIYYRSRTKIAAENERLVRELPPFIVHPFSSFRKCWEMVMYFVLTLHLVTLAFAFAFAPHLSYGVLSGIQLFDCVLCAMLGMEFALKLITGYVSQGEVVLEPSRIVRYRMRWWNVVNRMLLFVPYVLLLDELVRAFYQDAVTIYLCLVIYLYLLCVWRFRSINWYFAIVARSLFGLSEKQIRLLEPIMDTLYVLHWTACLLYIVPLLTLSLLGDNGFEANFLVDVLWSHDQQRDAYHYPITHRNRLPPLSDPRAYLQQHLPKMSICAEFMAALLDDVEHNVSVTYRYLRALMITFKISVQGGHSLSVSRHFLHEWTQSLLLLGGWIWSTYILLLLIRTIITADASETQYDEILNEIDAFCGRMRLSESLRRKMSRHFACHYRMHYFDVRPIRMQASDNLRRTVLMEIAFEPFLTRSDVFHDLPAYVLQDIADQLRFELYLENDTILAAGSAANTMFFLAMGTAAVYTQDGVELGHLIDGANFGAIALFRTDAQRTVSVVALEVCEVYRLERASFQKLMRPHSYLLGLVVKQAEKRIQDRSVSLQEFPDEQYYDTFFY from the coding sequence ATGTCTTTCAAAGGACATCGCTGCTCTCTGCCGGGAGTGCTACGGCTGGGTGATTCCGTGACCCATCTACCTCCCATCCTTCCCGGCACCACCTTAGCCGGCCGGCTACTTCGCCACCTGCGCACCCTGCTGCTCATCTCGCCGGATCATCCCGAAACGCGCATCTACTATCGCAGCCGGACGAAAATTGCGGCCGAAAATGAGCGACTCGTGCGCGAACTGCCGCCCTTCATTGTGCACCCGTTCAGCAGCTTCCGCAAGTGCTGGGAGATGGTCATGTACTTCGTACTGACGCTGCATCTCGTCACACTTGCCTTTGCGTTTGCGTTCGCGCCGCACCTTTCCTACGGCGTCCTCAGCGGAATTCAGCTCTTTGACTGCGTGCTGTGTGCGATGTTGGGGATGGAGTTTGCCCTGAAGCTGATCACCGGATACGTTAGCCAGGGTGAGGTGGTGCTGGAACCGTCCCGAATCGTACGCTATCGAATGCGCTGGTGGAACGTGGTCAACCGGATGTTGCTGTTCGTACCGTACGTACTACTGCTGGATGAGCTGGTGCGTGCCTTCTACCAGGATGCGGTCACGATCTACCTTTGCCTGGTGATCTACCTGTACCTGCTGTGCGTTTGGCGCTTCCGGTCGATCAACTGGTACTTTGCAATCGTCGCACGCAGCCTGTTTGGGCTTTCGGAAAAGCAGATCCGGTTGCTGGAGCCCATCATGGACACGCTGTACGTGCTGCACTGGACCGCCTGTCTGCTGTACATTGTGCCACTGCTGACCCTGTCCCTGCTGGGGGATAATGGGTTCGAGGCCAACTTCCTGGTCGATGTGCTGTGGAGTCACGATCAGCAGCGCGATGCCTACCACTACCCGATCACGCACCGAAACCGGCTGCCACCGCTCAGCGACCCTAGAGCATACCTCCAGCAGCACCTGCCGAAGATGTCCATCTGTGCCGAGTTCATGGCGGCACTGTTGGACGATGTGGAGCACAACGTGTCCGTCACCTATCGCTATCTGCGTGCGCTGATGATCACGTTCAAGATCAGTGTGCAGGGTGGACACTCCCTGTCCGTCTCCCGGCACTTCCTGCACGAGTGGACCCAATCGCTGCTCCTGCTCGGTGGCTGGATCTGGTCCACCTACATCCTGCTGCTCCTGATCCGCACCATCATCACGGCGGACGCAAGCGAAACCCAGTACGACGAGATACTGAACGAGATCGATGCCTTCTGCGGGAGGATGCGGCTGAGTGAGTCGCTGCGCCGGAAGATGAGTCGCCACTTTGCCTGCCACTACCGGATGCACTACTTTGACGTGCGGCCCATTCGAATGCAAGCGTCGGACAACTTGCGGCGCACGGTGCTGATGGAGATTGCGTTCGAGCCGTTCCTAACGCGGTCGGACGTGTTCCACGATCTGCCGGCGTACGTGCTGCAGGACATTGCCGATCAGCTGCGGTTTGAGCTGTACCTGGAGAATGATACGATACTGGCGGCGGGCAGTGCGGCTAATACGATGTTCTTTCTGGCGATGGGTACGGCCGCCGTCTACACGCAGGACGGTGTGGAGCTGGGCCATCTGATCGATGGGGCCAACTTCGGTGCGATCGCCCTGTTCCGGACTGATGCACAGCGGACGGTCAGTGTGGTGGCGCTGGAGGTGTGCGAGGTGTATCGGTTGGAGCGGGCCAGCTTTCAGAAGCTGATGAGACCACACAGCTACCTGCTGGGGCTGGTTGTGAAGCAGGCCGAGAAGCGAATTCAGGACCGGAGCGTCTCGCTGCAAGAGTTTCCCGACGAGCAGTACTACGATACGTTCTTTTATTAA
- the LOC121595665 gene encoding basic-leucine zipper transcription factor A-like, whose translation MMVADFVTRQQNGSPLNGEIPGQNHNSNSNMPAHSALLMSNNSSNSNSSGRASPHTSSESEFPQNSYELAAHLKRKELFSQRKQREFIPDNKKDDSYWDRRRRNNEAAKRSREKRRFNDMVLEQRVVELTKENHVLKAQLDAIKSKYNICGENLVSVDQIMATLPTNEQVLSSTKRVKLANGQARSSSPTGSMIGFPLSRSPSRQPQATSPSQSHGRASSPHSPPAANGTPHLQQTLLAVVQGSPTTTTTTPSAAAASQLPSSQQAPVIHPNPNVESPPPAAAGSSPTVSSGGAIQHTNGGPAYLSPVHAIYHRNSTIIEYERASEGGKLSSAEGSSRSPSQIRLELIERNLDDHHHLQQQLAQQQQQQQQQQQQQQHHHQQQLASSSQHPLHHYSHHPREAMRESVIDHHHPHHPHHPQHHQHQPQHQPHPHQQHLQQQQQQQQQQQQQQHPHHLHQRVLVSNSDLDQDDRSPSPLTPSAAPRFGSPTTTTNSSSSAPISSTTPPTIISSTSPAGSPPAHVPVAHAHSHHYSQHHHHHPHHLAAHHVHPPHFVVGASSPYASSALPASGYPLTAAAAAVAAYANGASALYGSPPRTTEIASALLTANVLNLSRRAPSPYDASPAQTASSTASAGSTSGGEEEPDREREIHEHANSLPVKLRHKSHLGDKDAATALLALQNIKQEPIGHRSSSPAWDDGDGSSDERDSGISTNEWPTKAEQKMMVPLPGSPPSAASSSSSAASGGAIVSTAAMVAAVAKITSIPASVVISKKAEENIHLQSKLARLESEVATIKNMMISNTTGSGFGVTAAAQ comes from the exons ATGATGGTGGCGGACTTTGTAACACGCCAGCAGAACGGTTCGCCGCTCAACGGTGAAATACCCGGCCAGAATCACAACTCCAATTCCAACATGCCTG CCCACAGTGCCTTACTGatgagcaacaacagcagcaacagcaacagctccGGCCGTGCCAGCCCGCACACGTCGTCAGAGTCGGAGTTCCCCCAGAACAGCTACGAGCTGGCGGCCCACCTGAAGCGCAAGGAGCTCTTCTCGCAGCGCAAGCAGCGCGAGTTCATCCCGGACAACAAGAAGGACGACAGCTACTGGGACCGGCGGCGGCGCAACAACGAGGCGGCGAAGCGATCCCGCGAGAAGCGTCGCTTCAACGACATGGTCCTGGAGCAGCGCGTCGTCGAGCTGACGAAGGAAAACCACGTGCTGAAGGCACAGCTCGACGCGATCAAGAGCAAGTACAACATCTGCGGCGAGAACTTGGTCAGCGTCGATCAGATCATGGCCACGCTGCCCACCAACGAGCAGGTGCTGAGCTCGACCAAGCGCGTCAAGCTGGCGAACGGTCAGGCACGGTCCAGCTCGCCGACCGGCTCCATGATCGGGTTCCCGCTTTCGCGCAGCCCTTCGCGGCAACCGCAGGCTACCTCTCCCTCGCAGTCGCACGGCCGCGCCTCGTCACCACACAGCCCACCGGCCGCCAATGGCACGCCCCATCTGCAGCAGACGCTGCTGGCCGTCGTCCAGGGCTCGCCAACGACTACTACGACGACGCCATCGGCGGCCGCGGCGTCCCAGCTGCCTTCGTCCCAGCAGGCTCCGGTCATCCATCCCAACCCGAACGTGGAATCGCCACCGCCAGCGGCCGCGGGCTCGTCGCCCACCGTGTCCTCGGGCGGTGCGATCCAGCACACGAACGGTGGGCCCGCGTACCTGTCCCCAGTTCATGCCATCTACCACCGCAACAGCACGATCATCGAGTACGAGCGAGCCTCGGAGGGCGGCAAACTGTCGTCAGCTGAGGGCAGCAGTCGCAGCCCCTCCCAGATCCGGCTAGAGCTGATCGAACGCAACCTGGACGATCATCATCACCTGCAGCAACAGCTtgcccagcaacagcagcagcaacagcagcagcagcaacaacaacagcaccatcaccagcagcagttggCATCCTCCTCCCAGCACCCTCTTCACCACTACAGCCATCATCCGCGGGAGGCGATGCGGGAGTCGGTGATTGATCATCACCATCCGCATCATCCTCACCATCcccagcatcatcagcatcagccCCAGCATCAACCTCATCCGCATCAGCAacacctccagcagcagcagcaacagcagcaacaacagcagcaacaacaacatcctCACCATCTCCACCAGCGAGTGTTGGTGTCCAACAGTGACCTGGACCAGGATGACCGCTCGCCGTCCCCGCTGACACCCTCGGCTGCCCCGCGGTTCGGGTccccaaccaccaccaccaactcctcctcctcggCTCCGATCTCATCCACCACGCCGCCAACGATCATCTCGAGCACGAGTCCGGCCGGCTCGCCCCCGGCCCACGTGCCGGTGGCCCATGCTCACTCGCACCACTACTCacagcaccatcatcaccacccgCACCATCTGGCGGCGCACCACGTCCACCCGCCGCACTTTGTCGTGGGTGCCAGCTCGCCGTACGCCAGCTCAGCCCTTCCCGCCAGCGGCTACCCACTGACGGCGGCGGCCGCTGCCGTCGCTGCTTACGCGAACGGAGCCAGCGCGCTGTACGGATCGCCCCCGCGCACTACCGAGATCGCCAGCGCGCTGCTGACGGCGAACGTGCTCAATCTGAGCCGCCGAGCTCCGTCCCCGTACGATGCCAGCCCGGCGCAGACGGCCTCCTCGACGGCCAGCGCCGGTAGCACCTCGGGCGGCGAGGAGGAACCCGACCGGGAGCGAGAAATCCACGAGCACGCCAACAGTCTGCCGGTGAAGCTGCGGCACAAGTCCCATCTGGGCGATAAGGATGCGGCCACCGCACTGCTTGCCCTGCAGAACATCAAGCAGGAACCGATCGGCCACCGGTCGAGCTCACCGGCCTGGGACGATGGGGACGGCTCGTCGGACGAGCGCGACTCCGGCATCTCCACGAACGAGTGGCCGACCAAGGCGGAGCAGAAGATGATGGTACCGCTGCCGGGCTCGCCACCTTCGGCGGccagctccagcagcagcgctgcGAGCGGCGGTGCCATCGTCAGCACTGCGGCGATGGTAGCGGCGGTCGCGAAGATCACCTCCATCCCGGCGTCGGTCGTGATCAGCAAGAAGGCGGAAGAGAACATCCATCTGCAGTCGAAGCTGGCCCGGCTCGAGTCCGAGGTGGCCACCATCAAGAACATGATGATCTCGAACACGACCGGCAGCGGGTTCGGCGTGACCGCCGCCGCCCAGTAG